The DNA sequence AATAGGTAGTATCTTCTGTAAATTTATAATTAAATTGAACTTTGTTATCTACCCATTCGCCGGGTATAGTATAAGCCCAATTTTCATTTTTAATATCATCATCAGAATTAGCAATTAATAAATAAACTCTATAATTTTGATTAAAAACAAATTCATCTGCAGACTCATCAGCTGATAAAATAACCGATTGTTCATCTAAATTGGTTTTATTTACTAACCATATTCGATTCATTCTTCTGTCTAATCCTCCACAAATAGATTGTGAAAGCTCACTTAAATCTGTAGTTCCCGTATCTCCGTTATGTCCCCAAAATAATCCACTTAGATCATTTTTTAATACAGACTTTTGTCCTTGTCCGCATTCCGTACTTTCACCGGCTTGAATAGTTACAATTGACTGAACATCAGTAGATCGAGCTTTGTTAACATATATATTTGAATTATCATCACGTACCAAACCGGCTACATTTCTATGATAGTCAGAATAAGGCCGTGTTGATCCTTTCCAAACTTTAGTTTTAATGTCTGATAATATGTAATCAGTCGGTTGTTTTTGTAATTGCACTGTTTCCTCACCCATAGTTATATACTTAGTTGTATATAAAGTAATAGCATATTTCATTGCTAAATAGGTTTGTATACGAACTTTTTCATCTTTACTTAACTTTCTTTCATAAAAAAACAATTCGGAAATTAATCCATCAAAAAGCCCGGAATTCAAACTGGCTGCACCTATAGTTCCTCCACTAGCCATTAAGAAATCCGAACCAAAGTTAGATTCCGGCCTAGATAATGTATCAACAATACCTCCAAAATCATGTTCGATTAAAGGAAATTTCGGATCTATACCTTTATAAGCTTTACTAAGCCTGGTCATATGCAAGGCTGTAGCTCCAAATTCGAATCCTTGTACTGTACCTTGAGTTACAGCTATGGAAGTTGCTATTCTTCCTGTTCCATGATTTGGATTGAAACCTACCGCCGGGTGTCTGGATTTTACCGTAACTGGATCCACTCCACCAAAGCCGTGGGTGTAGGTTCTAACTGATGATGGAGACGCGAAGCTATTATAAATGATGAAAGAAGTGGTATGTTCCGGCGCATTAGTACTCATAGGCCCCTTATTTATAGCAAGTGCAGAATTTTGACTAAAATATATGCTTGGAAAGAAATTCATTTTACTATTACATGAATCATACACCGGCTCTATTTTATTTTTATTATCCACTAATGAAAAATAATAATCGTTTTCATTAACGGTTTGGTCTTTCCAAATCAATAATTTAGAACTTTCCCCATCAAACACTAAACTATTCTTATCATCTGCTTTTAACCACAATCTTAATCCATTCAATACTCCCCCCGGAGCAAATCCGTATAAAGCATAACTTATATAATCTCCATCATTAATTTCAACATTTTTGGCAACTTTATTTTCCACCACATAAAATCTGGTATTTTTGGGCTCAAATTTTCCATCAGGAGAAACTAACATGATCTTTGCCGTCAAACTTGGTTGTATATTTACTACGTAGGAACCGGATCCTGATGTCTGTGCTTTTAAAGTCACCTGATTCCTATAATCGATTCTAAATGGCAATTTACCGTTCGCATAAGCAGTGCCTTCAAGATAATTATAATCTAATAAATAATCTTCTAACCCATTAGAACCTAACATCAAATAATCTTTGTTTTTCAAGGTTCCGTTACCTAACTTATTCATATCTGCGACTTCATTACCAACAAAAATGGTCATAAGGTCTCTATCGTAACTTACAGATTGCTTTTGATATAAATCAGAACTATCATCTCTGGCTATACCAAAAATATCATGATTAAATCCTGCATTTATTTTACCATCCCAAACTTTGTTCCCATAAGAGTCATAATAATTCGGTTCAGATTCACTATGTAATGTAATTCCATATTTAATCGCTAAATAAGAATTAATTCTATTAAAGTCTTTGGAATCTATGGGGGTTCCTTTATTTCCAGAAAGAACAATTATTTCCTGAACATTTCCTACAAAAGGATTGAAATTATTTAAAGTTTTAGTATAGAGTTGTCGAGCTCCGATAAGACTTATCGCCGGAATTTTATTTTCCATATCATATCCGTAAAATGTATTGGAAATACCATTGAATATAATTCTTTGTTCAACATATTTATCATTGGTTCGTTCAACTGCTACTACTCCATACGTTTTATTTATACTATTGTAATGTGTTTGAACAGTATTAGACGGATTATACCCATTGGTTAATGCGGGATTTCCAAAATACCATCCTTGGTTATTATCATTATTGGTATTACTATAATTACTGTTTAAAGCATATAATACAGATAATCCGCTAGTATTTATTTCGGATACATAGAATATGTAGTAAGATTTATCTGAACTAAAAAAACTTGGAGCTGTCAATACCGGAATTGTAGAATTTGACTGACCGGTATTAGTAAATTGCAAATGTGAATGATAATTCATTAATCCTTTTTGATTACGAATAATAGGTCCTGTAAACTCTTTAGCATCAGTAATGACCGAGTGGTCTCGTTTATATACTGAAATATCTTGCCAAGTACTAATTTCAGTACTATCTTCTTCAGTGCTTGGTATATCATCAGCTCGTAACCAAAGTTCTGTTAGTAAATTTACACCTCCCGGATTAGGTCGTCCACTGGTAAAAGAAACGTAATCATCATTCTCTATCTCAACTCCTTTAACGATTCCGTCATTAACAGGATAAATACGAGTTTTTGAAGGATCAAACGTTTCAACAGAACTAACTATAACATATTTAGCATCAACATTTAATTTCATGTTGACAGTTAGACTTTTAGTTCCTGTAACCTTCGTTTTTAAGGTTCTTTTTAATTTAAAAAATATATCTTCACTCAATATGCTGTTAGAATATTTTTCTCCTTGCAAATGTTCATACCGTTCTACACCAATCTCATCATTAGATCCAAACATCAAAAAAGTGTTATTGGTTAAAGTTCCATTATTGTTATCATTTAATTCTGTTAATTCATCTCCAACATAAGCGGTTAAAGTTGATAAATCAAAATTAGTTGATTGTTTTTGATATAAACCGTATTGATCATCTCTTCCTAAACCAAATACATGGTTTTGATAGGACATGAAATTTTCTCCGTCCCAAATTTTTTCACCTTTTGAATTAACATAATTTGGAAATGATATCTCGTCAGCTGATTCTAAAGAAATACCATATTTAACGGATAAGTAAGAATGAATTTTTTGTAAATCCATATCTGTTAAATAGGTATTTTGAGGGGCAGATAATACAATTATTTCTTGTATTTCACCTTCAAAAGAATTTAGATTTTTTACATTTCCAGCTCCCACCACACTCTGTCCATCTCCCAGCTTTATTGAATAGGATCTAAATGTGTTTTCGGGAATAGAGTTGAAATAGAGCATCTGGGTTAAAGTTGTACTATTAGGACGAATTATCCCGACTATACCATAATTTTTACCTTGACTGATTTTACTTCTATAAGTTCCGCCCGCTGTAGTAAAATATGGAAACCCGGTAGACCAACCCGAATAATTATTTCTCGCAGAATTTAATGAATAAACGTAATGTATACCTGTAGGTTTATCTAATATTGATACATAAAATACATAATACGCTTTACTTGCAGATATTTTTAAATCCGGCCCCGCTAAAAAAGCTTTAGATCTTGGTTCAAAATACATAGACGGTTGAAAATTCATTAAATCTCCGGTTTTTTTATACACCGGCAAATTTTCATTAACTTTCTTATGATCTCTTCCATTACCGGATACATCCTTCCATAAATCCACCGGTTGATTATCCATCAATGAGCCGACTCCCCCTTCTTGAGGCCGGTCTGCTTTTAACCATAACTCTACATTGCTATCAAACCCACCGGGACTTTGTCCCAACAAAAGCACGGGTATTACAAAATAAAATAAAAATGAATAATAAGTAATTGATCCATAACTAGCTTTTCTTTTCATATAATTTAGTTTTTTATACAGTTATAATTCTATTGATTTAGATAGAATTTTAGCCATACATCAATTCATTATAGTAATATATTTTAAAAAATTATTTAGGGCTTAATTTATCTTCTATAATAAACAATGATTTATTATTTATTATCTGCAAAGAATAAAAATGATATTAACAATATATTATCTAATCAATTATAATGTATGTTTTTTAACCTGCAAATGTAACAAAGTATTAACAAAGAAAATAAGCATTATACACATTAAATGTACATTATATCTCATTTAAAATTATAAGTAGTTAATTTTAAATACCTTAGTTTTTAACGCTTATTTAATATTTTATTAAAATAATTTTAAAATATGAGATATATAAATTTTTATTCTGCTTTAGAAACATATTTATTTTAAATAAATAAAAATTTAAATTGCACAATCAAAAAAAACAACTTATCTTTGTAGGATTTTAAAAAAATCGATTTAATAAAAAAGTTTGTATAATCACACTAATTAAATCTTTTGAATAACTCTGAATCATTACCTAAAACAATAAACAAAAAAGGAAGAATTCCTTTTAACAAAAAGTTTATCCCTCTACTATTCCAGATTCAGGGCAAGAAATCATCTTTAGAAGATACCGGAAATATTTTTTTTAAATATTCATTTAAAACATCTTATTATATAAGATGTTTTTTTTTATTTTTAAAAAGCAATAATAAAAATTACACTATTATAACACCAATTAAACTAATATATAAATAATGAATCATTTTATCACTTTAGAAAATCTTGATCTAAGTTTGATTGAGGAATTAGTGGATGATGCGATAAGCTTTAAAAAGAAAAAAGCTTTTCCAAATCTGTCTAATCATTATATATCCAACCTTTTTTTCGAGAACAGTACTCGAACCAAACTCAGCTTTGAAATGGCTGAGAAAAAAACAGGAATGGAAATTATATATTTTGATGCAGAGAGTTCAAGTGTTAAAAAAGGTGAAACTCTTTATGATACAGTTAAAACTTTAAATTCCATAGGGGTTGAATGTTTTGTTATAAGACATATGCAAGATAGATTTTATGATGATTTAATTACAAAAATAGAGGTGCCCATCATTAATGCCGGTGATGGTTGCGGAGACCACCCTACCCAATCTTTATTAGATTTAGTAACCATATATGAGGAATTCGGTACTTTTAGAGATCTGAATATAGTAATTGTTGGCGATGTGATACATAGCAGAGTAGCTCATTCAGATGCTAAAATTTTAAAAAGACTGGGATCTTCTATAACATTTGCGACTCCGGAATTTTGGAGAGATTCCAGCATGACTATGGGAACCTATGCTTCTCTTGATTCAGTAATACAAGAAGCAGACGTTGTGATGTTATTAAGGAATCAAAACGAAAGACATGCGAAACAATATGACGAAAAAAATTTTTTAGAATTATATGGATTAACAAAACAGAGAGCCGATAAAATGAAATCCTCGGCAATCATTATGCATCCGGCACCTATTAACCGTAATGTTGAGATTGATGAGAATCTTATCGAATCTTCAAAATCAAGAATATTTACGCAGATGACGAATGGAGTTTTTGCCAGAATTGCTGTGCTTAACTATGTTTTTAATTCATAACCATATTCAAACCACTATAATAAATTAACAACCCTTGAAAAGAAAATTAGTATTAGAAAACGGATTAGTATTTAATGGCGAAGGCTTTGGGAGCGACCAATTCACAATCGGTGAAGTTGTTTTTACCACAGGTATGACCGGTTACCAAGAAACCTTATCAGATCCTTCCTTCCACAAGCAAATTATTGTTTTCACCTATCCATTAATAGGGAATTATGGAATTAATTCCAGCGATTTTGAATCCCTTAATTCTTTTGTAGGTGGAATTATCGTTCATGAATACGCTGAAACAGAATCTCACTGGAAAAGCCAAATGAACATCGATTCTTTTTTGAAAAAACAAAATATTCCCGGTTTAAGCGGTATTGATACCCGCGCCTTGGTAAAAACCATACGAACCAAAGGCAGTATGAAAGGTAAATTCTGTGATGAAAATGAAAACATTGATGAAGTAATTAAATCTCTACAAGAGACCAAGTTAGGACATCACGTTCCCGAAGTTTCTACACCAAGAGCCTATAGTGCTCCAGCAGAAGGACACAGAATTGTATTGATAGATTATGGAATGAAAAAAAGCATTTTAAAAGAATTATGCTTACGAAATTGTGATGTAGTGGTAGTACCTTATAATACAGATTCAAGCTCTATATTAGAATTAAACCCCGATGGAATTATGCTCTCCAATGGTCCCGGTAATCCGGAAGAATTAACCGAATCTATAAACACTATAAAAGAATTGAGCGGAAAAGCCCCGATATTCGGAATTTGCTTAGGTCACCAATTATATGCCCTTGCACACGGAGCTAAAACTTTTAAAATGTTATTCGGACACAGAGGTGCAAATCATCCGGTAAAAGAACTTGCCACTAACAGAGTGTATATAACTTCTCAAAATCACGGATATGTAGTTGATGAAGAATCTTTACAAAACACAACTTTAGAAGTAACGCATCGAGCTTTAAATGACGGAACTATAGAAGGATTACAGGATAAAAAGAATTGGGCAT is a window from the Apibacter sp. B3706 genome containing:
- a CDS encoding aspartate carbamoyltransferase catalytic subunit — protein: MNHFITLENLDLSLIEELVDDAISFKKKKAFPNLSNHYISNLFFENSTRTKLSFEMAEKKTGMEIIYFDAESSSVKKGETLYDTVKTLNSIGVECFVIRHMQDRFYDDLITKIEVPIINAGDGCGDHPTQSLLDLVTIYEEFGTFRDLNIVIVGDVIHSRVAHSDAKILKRLGSSITFATPEFWRDSSMTMGTYASLDSVIQEADVVMLLRNQNERHAKQYDEKNFLELYGLTKQRADKMKSSAIIMHPAPINRNVEIDENLIESSKSRIFTQMTNGVFARIAVLNYVFNS
- a CDS encoding carbamoyl phosphate synthase small subunit encodes the protein MKRKLVLENGLVFNGEGFGSDQFTIGEVVFTTGMTGYQETLSDPSFHKQIIVFTYPLIGNYGINSSDFESLNSFVGGIIVHEYAETESHWKSQMNIDSFLKKQNIPGLSGIDTRALVKTIRTKGSMKGKFCDENENIDEVIKSLQETKLGHHVPEVSTPRAYSAPAEGHRIVLIDYGMKKSILKELCLRNCDVVVVPYNTDSSSILELNPDGIMLSNGPGNPEELTESINTIKELSGKAPIFGICLGHQLYALAHGAKTFKMLFGHRGANHPVKELATNRVYITSQNHGYVVDEESLQNTTLEVTHRALNDGTIEGLQDKKNWAFTVQYHPESSPGPHDNEYLFNRFMSMVEEFKNK